From the genome of Treponema peruense:
TCAGAGTCCAGGTTTCAGTTCTGTAAAGATAAGACTCGCTATAAAGAAATTTTTTCGTTCTCAGGTTGGGATGTAATTGGCTCTTTGAGTGTTCTGTCACAAGGGCAGGGGATAAATATTCTACTGAATATGTTTTTTGGACCTGTCGTAAATGCGGCGCGGGCAATAACATATCAATTGGAAGGTGCGGTTTCACAGCTCACAAATAATTTTATGACAGCTGTAAATCCCCAGATTGTAAAAAGTTTTGCCGCAAAAAAATACGATGAGATGATTGATTTAATAGAGGATGCTTCTAAATTTGGTTTCTTTTTATTATCAGTGTTTCTTATTCCGATTCTGTTTAAACTCGATTACATATTGCAATTATGGTTAAAGGATGTTCCTGAGCAAACTGAGATTTTTGCTAAAATAATTCTTACAATGCTGATGATTAGAATTATTGCTCGCCCCGTTATACATGGTATTCATGCGACCGGTCATATAAAGCGGCTTAATCTTATTGCCGGTTTGGTAGGGCTTTTGCCTCTTCCAGTGACTTATATTCTTTTTAAATTGGACTTTCCCGCTGTATGGGCATTCTTGACACTTTTTATTTGGGGTGTGACTGCAAACATACTGGAAACGATTATTTTCAAGATGGAGATGAAAACATTTAAGCTTGTTAAATATTTTATGGAAGTATACTTCAGATGTTTTGTTGTCGGCCTTGTTTGTTTTGCCCTTGATTATTTGTTGGCAAAATATATAGTTGGAAACTTCTTTATATTTTTATTATTTTATGGTCTTTCTGTATTGATGAATGCAGTAATCGTATTTTGTCTGGGCTTTGATAAAAACAAGCAAAAGAAAATTATTGGTTTTATAAGGGGTAAGTTTCATGCAAAGACGAATGCTCAATAACGGGGTTGAAATTCCGTCAATTATTTTAGGAACGTCGATTTGTGACAGGCAGTGTTTTTCTCGCTTTGGAAATTATGTATCCGACAAAGTGTTGTTCAAGCAGATGTCAGATGGAATGATATATGCCATAAAGAACGGTGTGACAGGAATAGATACTGGACGCGATTATAACAATGAGTCATTGCTCGGTAAAATTTTTAATGAACTTTTTAGGAATAATATTGCAAAGCGCGAAGAATTGTTTATTACAACAAAAGTTGGGAATGGGCAGCAACGGTTGAGAGATATGGAAAAGGAAATAGACATTTCCCTAAAGGCGATGAATCTGGATTATGTAGACCTTTGGATGCTTCACTGGCCTTTGCCCGATTTTTATATTGAAAATTGGAAACAGCTCTGTAAGATTTATAAATCGGGAAAGGTAAAGTCTATTGGAATGGCAAATATCCGTGAACGACATTTGCTGGAATTAGAACAAGCTGGTGTAGAATTAATGCCGCAAGTTGTTCAAGTTGAATGTCACCCATTTAGGACAATAACTGGATTAAGAGAAATGTGTAAAACTCGCAATATTCAAGTTGAGGCTTATACTGCAAACTGCGCGATGCTTCCGTTTGTCCGTGAGAATCTTGTCTTACAGCAGCTTGCTCAAAAGTATGGAAAAAGCATTACTCAAATAATTATGAGATGGCATGTGCAACAGGGGGTGGTTCCGATTTTTAGCTCAAATAATCCCTCCCATATTAAAGAAAATGTTGATGTCTTTGATTTTTCTTTAAGTGAAGAAGATATGCAGCTTATATTTGGGTTGAACATTGACTATAAGTATCATCCAGAATCTGTAAACTGTCCGGGGTATTAATATGAAAAAGAAATTAAAAATTTTGTCAGTTTTATATATTGGCTGTGCAATTGCGCTTATTCCGTTCTGCTATTTATTGAGCATTTTGATGCTGGCTTTATTTTCTATTTTTTGCATCGTGTCAGGATGTGTGTTGGTCACAAATAAAATGTATAAAAAGACAAATCACTGGAAGAACCAGTTTTTGTTTGAAAAGAGTTTTATAAGCAATGCAGGTTATCGCGACAATCTAGGAAGAAATTTTGATGTGGTGAACCTGGGCAGTAATCCGGCTTTGTTTGGCTTCTTTTACGAGAATGTGAGGGGGCAGAACTGGGCGACAGGCTCGCAGGGATTCCCGATGGATTTTGAAATCCTAAAATATTATCACAGCTATGTAAAAGAGGGGGGGTATGTCCTTATACCTATAATGCCATTTTCTTCAATCTCAAATTTCCTTGAAACAAGACCCGCATATTGGTCTGATGGCTATTATATGAAGTTTGCTAGAATTCTTGATTCCTCTCAGATCGTGAAACTTCCAAATTATAATAAATTTCGCTTAAAGATGCGGTTTCCTGTTATTTTTAATCCTAAATTGATATTTTATATTTTTCATGATGTCCCTGTAGATACAAGGTTGAATGTAGCGGAGCAGACGATGCAAAAAGCAGAACTTGAATATGATGCAAAACTATGGATTAATAATTGGAAAAAGGAGTTTGATGTAAAAAATTATGAGGATTTCTGGGGTGAAAAATTTACCCTGTATTATGAATCTGGAATAAAGATGCTTTCGGAAATGATTGACTATTGTCAGATAAGAAATTTAAGGCCTGTCATCGTCACTATACCAATATCCTCATGCCTAGCAAGGGAATTTACACCAGAATTCAGGCAGAAAATGATTACAGACTTTGTAAATGCGGCGAATATAAAAGGCGTGAAATTCTTAGACTATATGTTTGACGAAAGATTCTCAAAATCAGAGCTTTTCAATGGTAGTTTTTTCTTGAATCTGCAAGGACGCAAGATTTTTTCTAGACAAGTTATGTCAGATTTGGGACTGTAGTTTACTGACAGTTTTTTATCATTGTTTGACGGGATTTTCTTGGATTTTGATTTTTCAAAACAACTGATAAATGTTACAATGTTCAAAAGATGAACGAAACGCAGATAAACAGGTTATAATGAGTTTGTTTTTCAGTATAAGGCGGTAAACACTAGATGAAAATAGGAATCCTTACATTCTGGTGGAGTGAAGACAATTACGGGCAGCAGCTCCAGGCTTATGCTTTGCAAAGATATTTACGGGACGCAGGGCATGATGCGTTTTTGATTAGGTATAATTCGTTGGGAGACTTTCCAAAAAATAATCCAATAAAAAAAATATATAAGGCATTTAATCCGGTTAAGTTGGTAAGATTTTTCATAAATTTGCGAAATAAAGCAAAACTTAAGGCCGAATATAATGAACATTCACGTCATTTTGATGAGTTCCGTTCAAAATATATAAATATGTCTGAACATGTATACAACAATTTTTCGGAATTGCAACAAAATCCACCTGAAGCAGATATCTATATAGTAGGAAGTGATCAGGTATGGAATCCGGCTTGTTGCGGGGGAAGTACTCTGGAACAATCAAAGCTTCCTCTTCATGCTTACTTCTTGGATTTTGGAAAAGAATCTACAAAAAGAATGTCATATGCTGCAAGCTGGGGTATTAAAGATTTGGATGAATCTTTTGTAACAGAAATAACTCCTATGCTTAAAAGATTTAACGCTATAACAGTTCGCGAAAAATCGGGTACAGAATTGTGTGCTAAATGCGGACGCAATGATTCAAAATGGGTATGTGATCCAACGCTTCTACTAAATGCAGAGGAATATAGAAGTTTATATAAATCAGAAAATATAACTCAAAGGCAAAAACCATATTTGGTCTTTTATTATTTGAATAATGGGAAATTCAATGCCCAATCTGTTTACGATTTTGCCACTTCAAAAGGATTGGATGTTGTTTATATTACAGGAAACGGTGTCGTTGACAAGTTTGAAAAAACTTATGCAACTGTTCCTGAATGGCTTTCTTTAATTGATAATGCTCAATATGTAATTACAAACTCATTCCATTGTTGTGTATTTTCAATTTTATTCCACAAGCAGTTTGCTTCAATTAAATTGCAGGGGCAGAATGCCGGAATGAATGAACGACTTACAAGTTTGTTTGAGTTATGCAAAATGGAAGAAAGATACTGTACGGATAGGAATTTTGCGGTATTGGAAAAGTATTACGAGAGTGTATTGCCGGATGGACAGGCTGTTCTGAACGAGATTTTGACGAAGATTTAAATAAAGAAAATAAAAGATATTATGAAAAAGCAGAAAATTTTCAATAAAAATAAAACTTCTCACGATAACAGTGTTAATCATTTATTCTTTTTATCTGAGTATATTAATTTAAATAAAAGTCAAAATTAAGCTATGAAAGTAAAAACTCTAGATTCGATAAAAGCATTCTTTTTAATTTTTCTTCTCGTTTTTAATATTAAAATTAGATTTATTCCTGTTTTTACCTCAAATATTCTGTTGGGATTGTTAGGAGCTGCATTAGCAGTTGTTTTATTAAGTCATAATTTTAGAAATATTTTTATATCTAAGAGATTGTACTTACATTTATTATTTTTTACTTTTTTACTCTTTTATGCAAATGCAACATTAATGGTAAACCTTTCAACTGATTTATCTTTAATTAAACTTTTAGTAATAAATAATACAATAAGTATTTTAGCCGCGAACTTTGTTGCATTTTATTTATATAAGAAAAATATACCATTACGCAGATTTTTTAAAATATTTGTATATGTGTACTTTATACAAATGATTATTGTCGCAGTTTTTTTCTTTAATAGAGATATTTGTCGTACTGCATATACAATAATAGATATGGGGGATCGTATTAATGGTAAGTTAGAGGATTTAATAGCATACCGTGCGTTCGGTATCTCTTTTGGGTTCGATATGGGTACAGCTGATTTAACAGTAGCAATGATATTTTGTGTTTATCTATATCTTACTGAAGAGAACCATTATAAACATTGGCTTATTATTTATGTATTTTGTTGTGCTATGGGTATCTTGGTTGCCCGAACAATGTTCCTGGGAATTGGAGTTTCTGGATTGTTTTATATATTTTTCCCTAATGCAAAGGGTAAAAGAAAAAGAGAAACTTTGTTTTCCTTAATTTTGTTGATTGCAATTGTTGTAGTTATATTTTTTTTATTTTTTGATGTTGAAAAATATATGAGAACCATTTGGTGGGTAACAGACATTTTCGTTCAAATGTTTTCTTCTAAAGGGTTGAATCATGGAAGTTTATATGAGCTTACTAAAGGGGATTTTGTGTTTGTTCCAGAAACAAGAACTTTAATTTTCGGTGAAGGGAAGTTTGCTGATAATTTAGTTTCCCGTTATACAGATGTTGGCTATATTAGATTGTTAATGTATTTTGGAATTTTAGGATTTATTATTTATTTTTTATATATTTTTTCAAGAACTACTTTGTTTTTTAGAGAGAAGAAAGATACTCAATTAAAATACATGAGTTTTTTCCTCTTCCTTTTCCAGTTTATTTTCTTTTGGAAGATTTATTATCCGATTACATCTTATCCATTACTTATGTTGTATGGCCTTATGCCATATTTAAATTCCAAAATAAGAATTAGGAATAACTCAAATGTTACGTCAGTTTATTAAATTTTGTATATCAGTATTAAAAAAAATGACCTTTTCATTTAGAAAGACTAACTTTCATATTTCTTCCTATTTTGGAAAGAATGTTTTAGCAAATCATTGCAATGTTGGTCGTTATAATTATATTGCTTGTAACTGCGTTTTGAATAATGTGGATATAGGAAATTACTGTTCGATAGGTCCGGCTGTTCAAATAGGGGGCATGGAGCATCCTTATTGGGAAATTTCTACATCTGCTTGGTTAGGTAGATGCATTTCAAAACGAACGTTATTGGGAGATGATGTTTGGATAGGTGCTGGTTCTATTATAAAACAAGGCATAACCATAGGAAATGGAGCCGTAATTGGAGCAAATTCATTTGTTAATAAGGATGTTCCTCCCTATGCAATTGTTTTTGGAAGTCCAGCTAAAGTGTGGAAATATCGTTTTAAGGAAGAAAAGAAAGAATATATAGAGGAAAATATTGTCCCGCTATACACTTGTACCCCCCCCCCTATTGTTGCGGCGTAAAATTTTAGAATGTTTAGAGGATTTGAAATTACTAGATGATTAGCATAGCAATGACTTCCTATAATGGAGAGAAATATATTTCTTCTCAATTAGATTCAATTATTGGTCAGACAGTCAAGGATTTTGAATTGTTTGTTTGCGATGATTGTTCACAAGACAACACCTATTCCATTTTAAAAGGATATGAAAAAAAAGATTCTCGTATTCACGCTTTTCAGAATATAAGTAATTTAGGTTTTGCAAAGAACTTTGAGCATGCGATTCAGCTGTGCAAAGGCGATTATGTTGCACTTTGTGACCAGGATGATATCTGGCGGCCTAATCATCTAGAAATTTTATTGAATGGAATAAAAAATAAAGACGCATCTGTTGGTAATTCTCAAATTATGGACGGAACTGGAACGTTGAAAGAGAATTTATTATCTGACGGTGACGGATATTTTGTAGATGGGAACGATAATGATAAAATGTTCCGTGTTTTGTTTTATGGAAATCCATTTCAGGGAACATCTGCTATGTATACGAGGGAACTCTTAGAAAAGGCTCTTCCTATCCCTGCTGGAGTGGAGTATCACGATGCATGGTTTGCAGTTTGTGCTTTAGCGTCAAAGGGAATTAATTATACTTTTGAGACGATAACTAATTACCGGATTCATGGAAATAATGCTTCAGGAAATCATAAGACATCTTTTATTGATCGCTTGAAAATTACGTTGAAGCGAAATGGTTTTAAAACAGACAGACTTATATTTTGTGAAGAACTTCTTGAAAGATTTCCTGGTGCGAATGAAGATATAAAAGATATCATATATAAAGCTAAAGATTTCTTTGAAGCCAGAAAGGCAGGAAATAAAATAAAAGTTCTTGGTTATTCTATAAAATATTATAAAAAAATTTATGCAACAAATAGTCTAAAATACCTCTTTCCTCGATGTTTGGGGATTTTGATAAAAGGGTAAAATAATGAATAATGTATTAATTTTTGCCGGTGGTTCCGGCACTCGTATGAACAGCCGTGCAAAACCTAAGCAGTTTTTGCAGCTTTATGGAAAAGAGATCATAATTCACACTTTGGAGAATTTTCAAAATCATCCTGAAATTGACAATATTGTTGTTGTCTGCAAGGAAGATTGGATCAAAATTCTTTGGAAATTATTGGACAAATATGATTTGGACAAAGTAAAATGGGTCGTCCCTGGCGGAGAAACCGGCCAGATATCTATTTACAATGGGCTTGCAGAACTTGAAAAGCACTGCCCGGCAGATTCTATTGTTTTGGTCCATGACGGAGTTCGGCCTTTTGTAAATGATGATCTTATTTCAAATTGTATAAAATCTGTAAAAGAATATGGTTCTGGTATTACAGTTGTTCCCGCTATTGAGACCATTGTTACTACAGAAGACAATAAAATCAAAACAATTACAGACCGTTCAAAATGTT
Proteins encoded in this window:
- a CDS encoding glycosyltransferase, which produces MISIAMTSYNGEKYISSQLDSIIGQTVKDFELFVCDDCSQDNTYSILKGYEKKDSRIHAFQNISNLGFAKNFEHAIQLCKGDYVALCDQDDIWRPNHLEILLNGIKNKDASVGNSQIMDGTGTLKENLLSDGDGYFVDGNDNDKMFRVLFYGNPFQGTSAMYTRELLEKALPIPAGVEYHDAWFAVCALASKGINYTFETITNYRIHGNNASGNHKTSFIDRLKITLKRNGFKTDRLIFCEELLERFPGANEDIKDIIYKAKDFFEARKAGNKIKVLGYSIKYYKKIYATNSLKYLFPRCLGILIKG
- a CDS encoding aldo/keto reductase family protein, which gives rise to MQRRMLNNGVEIPSIILGTSICDRQCFSRFGNYVSDKVLFKQMSDGMIYAIKNGVTGIDTGRDYNNESLLGKIFNELFRNNIAKREELFITTKVGNGQQRLRDMEKEIDISLKAMNLDYVDLWMLHWPLPDFYIENWKQLCKIYKSGKVKSIGMANIRERHLLELEQAGVELMPQVVQVECHPFRTITGLREMCKTRNIQVEAYTANCAMLPFVRENLVLQQLAQKYGKSITQIIMRWHVQQGVVPIFSSNNPSHIKENVDVFDFSLSEEDMQLIFGLNIDYKYHPESVNCPGY
- a CDS encoding polysaccharide pyruvyl transferase family protein — its product is MKIGILTFWWSEDNYGQQLQAYALQRYLRDAGHDAFLIRYNSLGDFPKNNPIKKIYKAFNPVKLVRFFINLRNKAKLKAEYNEHSRHFDEFRSKYINMSEHVYNNFSELQQNPPEADIYIVGSDQVWNPACCGGSTLEQSKLPLHAYFLDFGKESTKRMSYAASWGIKDLDESFVTEITPMLKRFNAITVREKSGTELCAKCGRNDSKWVCDPTLLLNAEEYRSLYKSENITQRQKPYLVFYYLNNGKFNAQSVYDFATSKGLDVVYITGNGVVDKFEKTYATVPEWLSLIDNAQYVITNSFHCCVFSILFHKQFASIKLQGQNAGMNERLTSLFELCKMEERYCTDRNFAVLEKYYESVLPDGQAVLNEILTKI
- a CDS encoding IspD/TarI family cytidylyltransferase, whose translation is MNNVLIFAGGSGTRMNSRAKPKQFLQLYGKEIIIHTLENFQNHPEIDNIVVVCKEDWIKILWKLLDKYDLDKVKWVVPGGETGQISIYNGLAELEKHCPADSIVLVHDGVRPFVNDDLISNCIKSVKEYGSGITVVPAIETIVTTEDNKIKTITDRSKCSLARAPQSFYLGELLEAHRKAQKEGKINMIDSACLMQYYGHELYTVPGNFDNIKITTPADFYTSRALYEVRENQQIFGL
- a CDS encoding CatB-related O-acetyltransferase is translated as MLRQFIKFCISVLKKMTFSFRKTNFHISSYFGKNVLANHCNVGRYNYIACNCVLNNVDIGNYCSIGPAVQIGGMEHPYWEISTSAWLGRCISKRTLLGDDVWIGAGSIIKQGITIGNGAVIGANSFVNKDVPPYAIVFGSPAKVWKYRFKEEKKEYIEENIVPLYTCTPPPIVAA
- a CDS encoding MATE family efflux transporter; translated protein: MIEKKRIAINTLMLYFRMVLIMGVALYTSRIVLKVLGAADYGLYNVVGGVVSMFSFLNGSLSSGTSRFITYDIGIGNEERLRETFNVAFMSHLILAFIILLLTETIGLWFVNNKLVFDESRRFAVNIVYQFSVLTLMLQLTQVPFAADIIAHEKMNVYAYVSIVEVLLRLAMIFLLQLNSSIDNLIFYSSILFFVQFIILGIYRLYCRKYFSESRFQFCKDKTRYKEIFSFSGWDVIGSLSVLSQGQGINILLNMFFGPVVNAARAITYQLEGAVSQLTNNFMTAVNPQIVKSFAAKKYDEMIDLIEDASKFGFFLLSVFLIPILFKLDYILQLWLKDVPEQTEIFAKIILTMLMIRIIARPVIHGIHATGHIKRLNLIAGLVGLLPLPVTYILFKLDFPAVWAFLTLFIWGVTANILETIIFKMEMKTFKLVKYFMEVYFRCFVVGLVCFALDYLLAKYIVGNFFIFLLFYGLSVLMNAVIVFCLGFDKNKQKKIIGFIRGKFHAKTNAQ